The Natronoglycomyces albus genome has a segment encoding these proteins:
- a CDS encoding succinate dehydrogenase cytochrome b subunit, which translates to MKTKAPATQRRSSVGLKYVMAGSGVILIGYIVAHMIGNLKIFFGGDSFNAYAEWLRNLGAPLLPYEGLLWIIRIVLLVALIAHVSSAIVLTRRAHAARPVKYAHRPPVRGSYAARTMRWGGLIIFLYVIFHILDLTTRHVNPVEEHSDVNAAVIATFAPDRWWVTLIYIAAVLMLGAHLRHGLWSAIQTAGLSSARTQQTLQRASTLFAIIIVVGFLSVPTAVILGLVS; encoded by the coding sequence GTGAAAACGAAAGCCCCCGCGACGCAACGGCGCTCGTCGGTCGGGCTCAAATATGTGATGGCCGGTTCAGGTGTCATCCTGATCGGCTACATCGTCGCCCATATGATCGGAAACCTGAAGATCTTCTTCGGGGGAGATTCCTTCAACGCATACGCCGAATGGCTGCGTAACCTGGGAGCACCGCTGCTGCCCTACGAAGGACTGCTGTGGATCATCCGCATCGTCTTGCTAGTGGCACTGATCGCCCACGTGTCCTCGGCGATCGTCCTCACCCGACGCGCGCATGCGGCCCGCCCGGTCAAATACGCCCACCGGCCCCCCGTCCGCGGCTCCTACGCGGCCCGCACCATGCGCTGGGGCGGCCTGATCATCTTCCTCTACGTCATCTTCCACATCCTCGACCTCACCACCCGCCACGTCAACCCCGTCGAAGAGCACAGCGACGTCAACGCCGCTGTCATCGCCACCTTCGCCCCCGACCGCTGGTGGGTCACCCTCATCTACATAGCCGCAGTCCTCATGCTGGGCGCACACCTACGCCACGGCCTATGGTCAGCGATCCAAACCGCAGGACTGTCCTCGGCGCGCACCCAACAGACCCTGCAACGGGCCTCCACGCTGTTCGCCATCATCATCGTCGTCGGGTTCCTGTCGGTCCCGACCGCCGTCATCCTTGGGCTGGTGAGTTAA